A part of Myxococcus landrumus genomic DNA contains:
- a CDS encoding TatD family hydrolase, which yields MIDTHCHLDATRFDTDRNQVLERAWAAGLQGIVIPGVGPHDWEPLLALTRQDARLQVGLGIHPQLLPEMPAEQDDAALELLDALLSMGGAAAVGECGLDGPSLLGAPLERQLSVLRRHLALARKHQLPVLMHCHRLHPALIDLLKQEQMPEAGVLMHSYSGGVELARFYLQKGCHFSFAGPVTWAEARKPLDALRAIPLERLMAETDAPDQAPTPHRGGRSEPAYLPHILEGMARVRGEPADEVAQRTTENARRFFREGFPRASR from the coding sequence ATGATCGACACCCATTGCCATCTCGATGCGACACGTTTCGACACTGACCGGAATCAGGTGCTGGAGCGCGCGTGGGCCGCGGGGCTTCAAGGCATCGTCATCCCCGGCGTGGGGCCTCATGACTGGGAGCCGCTGCTCGCGTTGACCCGGCAGGACGCTCGCCTGCAGGTGGGCCTGGGCATCCATCCGCAACTCCTGCCGGAGATGCCCGCGGAGCAGGACGACGCGGCGCTGGAGCTGCTCGACGCGCTGCTGTCGATGGGCGGCGCGGCGGCGGTGGGCGAGTGTGGACTGGACGGCCCCTCGCTTCTGGGTGCGCCCCTGGAGCGGCAACTGTCCGTGCTGCGACGCCATCTCGCCCTCGCGCGCAAGCACCAGCTCCCCGTGCTGATGCATTGTCACCGGCTCCATCCCGCGCTCATCGACCTGCTCAAGCAGGAGCAGATGCCCGAGGCGGGCGTACTCATGCACAGCTACAGCGGCGGCGTGGAGCTGGCGCGCTTCTATCTCCAGAAGGGCTGTCACTTCTCCTTCGCGGGCCCCGTGACGTGGGCGGAGGCTCGCAAGCCCCTGGACGCGCTGCGCGCGATTCCGTTGGAGCGGCTGATGGCGGAGACGGATGCCCCGGACCAGGCCCCCACGCCCCACCGGGGTGGGCGCTCCGAGCCGGCCTACCTGCCCCACATCCTGGAGGGAATGGCGCGTGTGCGAGGAGAGCCCGCTGACGAGGTCGCCCAGCGGACGACCGAGAACGCCCGTCGCTTCTTCCGGGAAGGTTTCCCCCGCGCTTC